Proteins encoded together in one Bacteroides zoogleoformans window:
- a CDS encoding glucosamine-6-phosphate deaminase, whose protein sequence is MIFQKKYNNLLVNVYDTRDQMGKAAAKEATAYIVKELNHKQFLNIVFAAAPSQNDFLKYLAEEKQIDWSRINAFHMDEYIGLHKDAPQEFGNFLKEAIFGKVPFNKVYYLRECMEHGADKACAYYTALLEKHPIDVAFLGIGENGHIAFNDPHVAFFNDKYLVKIVDLDQVCRIQQVNDGCFKSLDDVPTHAITLTIPALMSAKRLFCIVPTSLKANALKNAVLGDITEDCPASIIRTHESATLYCDKESAQLIH, encoded by the coding sequence ATGATTTTTCAAAAGAAATACAACAATTTATTAGTAAACGTGTATGACACACGTGACCAAATGGGAAAAGCTGCTGCGAAAGAAGCGACAGCATATATTGTAAAAGAATTGAATCACAAACAATTTTTAAACATTGTATTTGCTGCCGCACCCTCTCAAAACGATTTCTTAAAATACTTAGCAGAAGAGAAACAAATTGATTGGTCACGCATTAATGCATTTCACATGGATGAATACATTGGACTGCACAAAGATGCGCCACAGGAATTCGGCAACTTTCTAAAAGAAGCTATTTTCGGTAAAGTACCATTTAATAAAGTCTATTATTTGAGAGAGTGTATGGAACATGGTGCAGATAAAGCCTGTGCATACTATACAGCATTATTAGAAAAACATCCTATTGATGTTGCTTTTTTGGGAATAGGGGAAAATGGGCATATTGCATTTAATGACCCGCATGTTGCATTCTTTAACGATAAATATTTGGTCAAAATTGTAGACCTCGACCAAGTATGTAGGATACAGCAAGTCAACGATGGATGCTTTAAGTCTTTAGATGATGTGCCTACACATGCCATTACACTTACTATTCCGGCTTTAATGTCAGCAAAAAGGTTGTTCTGCATTGTACCTACTAGTCTCAAGGCTAATGCTCTTAAAAATGCGGTGTTAGGCGATATTACAGAAGATTGTCCGGCTTCTATTATTAGAACACACGAATCAGCAACGCTTTATTGCGATAAAGAAAGCGCCCAATTAATTCATTAA
- a CDS encoding DUF4838 domain-containing protein — protein sequence MKTRLGILSFIFLLLAQFSNGALKEDFKIKGFHIDLRCEVMTMPALKTFAKDLSGMGINALLMEWEGTYPYTKHATLSNKYAYSKDEIKSFVSYCESIGIKVIPLQNCFGHSEYILRHERYKEIREDAKEVSQVCPSEIEKSKVIFKEIFAEIAELHPSEYFHIGCDETYLLGSCKKCAAKVKQDGNKSKLFVDYVNEMCQLVKEMGKKPIIWADILLHHPEAATKLNKDVIIVNWNYGWDINRFGNVDTILNKGFTFWGSPALRSYPDNIYLTEWQKHFENLKTFIPYMRKANYKGIINTSWSTSGTYGFLYDTNWEVVDMYPIRYVYPLSGFRILVAAFAASLQTQEPLDYGAFIIKYAQERFGFTAAQSKVIMDILYMSQPPVREIQSEQLSTEKAKFIEASKTINALKPIRNIKEFQHLQLMTDMRVQYLRFKEVEAKFQSTSFNRSQAADIKKELYYLIVYAEKLNQRFLKLNAGYLYDEELKEMNVLRNKKMMNLYDVVNRMTAQK from the coding sequence ATGAAAACAAGATTAGGCATTTTATCTTTCATTTTTTTGCTATTGGCTCAGTTTTCCAATGGAGCGCTGAAAGAAGATTTTAAGATAAAAGGATTTCATATTGATTTGAGATGCGAAGTAATGACAATGCCTGCCCTCAAGACTTTTGCCAAAGACCTTTCCGGAATGGGCATCAATGCGTTGCTCATGGAATGGGAAGGTACGTATCCTTATACTAAACACGCTACATTAAGCAATAAATATGCCTACTCCAAAGATGAGATAAAATCATTTGTAAGCTATTGCGAAAGTATAGGTATCAAAGTAATTCCTCTACAAAACTGTTTTGGGCATTCTGAATACATACTCCGGCACGAGCGTTACAAAGAAATAAGAGAAGATGCAAAAGAAGTGTCGCAAGTATGTCCTTCCGAAATAGAAAAAAGTAAAGTTATTTTCAAAGAGATATTTGCTGAAATAGCAGAATTACATCCCTCTGAATATTTTCACATCGGTTGCGATGAGACCTATCTTCTGGGTAGTTGTAAAAAATGTGCAGCTAAAGTAAAACAAGACGGCAATAAATCAAAGTTGTTTGTTGACTACGTAAATGAAATGTGTCAATTGGTAAAAGAAATGGGTAAAAAACCTATAATATGGGCAGATATTTTGTTGCACCATCCCGAGGCGGCTACCAAGCTTAATAAAGATGTAATCATTGTTAACTGGAACTATGGTTGGGATATCAACCGATTTGGTAATGTAGATACAATCCTCAATAAAGGCTTTACTTTCTGGGGGTCACCGGCTTTGCGTTCTTACCCCGATAATATCTATTTGACCGAGTGGCAAAAACATTTCGAAAACTTAAAAACCTTTATCCCGTATATGCGTAAAGCAAACTATAAAGGCATAATCAATACCTCTTGGTCTACATCCGGCACTTATGGATTTCTTTACGATACGAATTGGGAAGTTGTAGATATGTATCCCATTCGTTATGTATATCCGCTATCCGGATTTAGGATTCTTGTAGCCGCTTTTGCTGCTTCACTGCAAACCCAAGAGCCACTGGATTACGGAGCTTTCATTATAAAATATGCACAAGAAAGATTTGGGTTTACTGCCGCACAAAGTAAAGTAATAATGGATATATTATATATGTCTCAACCTCCCGTGAGAGAAATACAATCTGAACAACTATCAACTGAGAAAGCGAAATTTATTGAAGCGAGTAAAACCATCAATGCATTAAAGCCGATACGAAACATAAAAGAATTTCAGCACCTACAGCTCATGACGGATATGAGAGTGCAATACCTCAGGTTCAAAGAAGTTGAAGCCAAATTTCAATCAACATCGTTTAACAGAAGTCAAGCAGCTGATATCAAAAAGGAATTGTATTACTTGATAGTATATGCTGAAAAATTAAACCAACGCTTTTTGAAATTGAATGCAGGTTACCTTTATGATGAAGAGTTGAAAGAAATGAATGTGTTGAGAAATAAAAAAATGATGAATCTCTATGATGTAGTCAACCGTATGACTGCGCAAAAGTAA